The Raphanus sativus cultivar WK10039 chromosome 2, ASM80110v3, whole genome shotgun sequence genome includes a region encoding these proteins:
- the LOC108829347 gene encoding organelle RRM domain-containing protein 1, chloroplastic, whose product MWSATLAFPSFVASSTSLSSYTKPRLPKIQASLSNYPLASKIMVRNLPFSISEDFLQKEFSAFGEIAEVKLVKDESMKRSKGYAFIQYMSQDDAFLAIETMDRRMYNGRMIYIDIAKPGKRDFQQQPRTSGPPENQLHVPEEPASNEVADCWY is encoded by the exons ATGTGGTCGGCGACGCTCGCTTTCCCTTCCTTTGTGGCTTCATCAACTTCTCTATCAAGCTACACAAAACCGAGACTTCCTAAGATTCAAGCTTCTCTATCGAATTACCCTCTCGCGAGCAAAATCATGGTCAGAA ACTTACCGTTTTCTATAAGTGAAGACTTTCTGCAGAAGGAGTTTTCAGCTTTCGGCGAGATAGCTGAAG TTAAGCTTGTCAAAGATGAGTCAATGAAGAGATCAAAAGGTTATGCcttcattcaatacatgtctcAAGATGATGCCTTTCTAGCCATAGAGACCATGGACCGTAGG ATGTACAATGGGAGGATGATTTATATAGACATTGCTAAACCAGGGAAGCGTGATTTCCAACAACAGCCGAGGACTTCTGGTCCCCCTGAGAATCAGCTCCACGTGCCAGAAGAACCGGCCAGTAACGAGGTCGCTGATTGCTGGTATTAA
- the LOC108839437 gene encoding polygalacturonase QRT3 → MRLQCFVCLLLFLIIVSVQLDETLSLRRDMTKLLEIQDKIHERLATAPSLPPPLSSPSSPFPKMVGRVIYPISYGADPTGGQDSSDAILEALTDAFQLHIELHMLPRVADLGGVVIDLQGGSYKIGKPLRFPSSGGGNLLVKGGTFRASEVFPGDRHLVELLAANSGILFEDVTFKDVLFDSSFRGGGLAVVNSARIRITDCYFLHFTTHGIKVQGGHETYISNTFLGQHSTVGGDRQEREFSGTGIDISSNDNAITDVVIFSAGIGILLNGQANMVTGVHCYNKATWFGGIGILVKSHLTRIDNCYLDYTGIVIEDPVHVHVTNALFLGDANIVLRSVHGKKIHGVNIVNNMFSGDPKHSFPIVKIEGEFDEVEQVVIDQNNVEGMTLRSTTGKAKVSSNGTRWVADFASVLVFPNRINHYQHSFLVQSGEIPASAVTNVSNNVVVVETDRAVTGTVSVIVYQ, encoded by the exons ATGAGACTCCAATGCTTTGTTTGCCTGTTACTGTTTCTCATCATTGTTTCAGTTCAGTTAGATGAGACACTATCCTTAAGAAGAGACATGACAAAGCTTCTTGAAATCCAAGACAAGATCCACGAAAGACTCGCAACCGCTCCCTCTCTCCCACCACCATTGTCTTCCCCTTCATCTCCATTTCCCAAAATG GTGGGGAGAGTGATATACCCAATAAGCTACGGAGCTGACCCAACAGGTGGACAAGACAGCAGCGACGCAATACTTGAAGCTTTAACCGATGCTTTTCAGTTACACATCGAGCTTCACATGCTGCCACGTGTCGCTGATCTAGGAGGTGTTGTTATTGATCTCCAAGGTGGCAGTTACAAGATCGGAAAACCTCTCCGGTTCCCTTCCTCCGGTGGCGGAAACCTCCTG GTAAAAGGAGGGACATTCCGTGCATCAGAAGTGTTTCCCGGTGATCGACATTTGGTAGAACTCTTAGCAGCAAACTCAGGGATCTTGTTTGAGGATGTGACCTTCAAAGACGTTCTGTTCGACTCAAGCTTCAGAGGTGGGGGCCTCGCGGTGGTAAACTCAGCTCGCATCCGTATAACAGATTGCTACTTCCTCCATTTCACAACGCACGGGATCAAAGTCCAGGGAGGTCACGAGACATACATCTCCAACACCTTCCTGGGACAGCACTCGACCGTAGGGGGAGACAGACAGGAAAGAGAGTTCTCCGGGACAGGTATCGATATCTCTAGCAATGACAACGCCATCACCGACGTAGTGATCTTCTCTGCTGGGATCGGTATCTTGTTGAACGGACAGGCGAATATGGTCACGGGCGTGCATTGCTACAACAAAGCTACGTGGTTTGGCGGGATTGGTATCTTAGTGAAGTCTCATTTAACGAGGATAGATAATTGCTACCTCGACTACACGGGGATAGTCATCGAAGACCCTGTTCACGTTCACGTCACGAACGCTCTCTTCTTGGGGGATGCGAACATCGTGTTGAGATCGGTGCATGGGAAGAAGATTCACGGTGTGAACATCGTCAACAACATGTTCAGTGGCGATCCTAAACACAGCTTCCCGATCGTTAAGATAGAAGGAGAGTTTGATGAGGTTGAGCAAGTTGTGATCGATCAGAACAATGTGGAAGGGATGACGTTGAGATCAACAACAGGGAAGGCGAAGGTTTCATCTAATGGGACGAGATGGGTCGCAGACTTTGCATCTGTTTTGGTTTTCCCTAACCGGATAAACCATTACCAGCATTCGTTTTTGGTTCAATCAGGAGAGATACCTGCGAGTGCTGTGACTAATGTTTCAAACAATGTGGTAGTTGTGGAAACTGATAGAGCTGTAACTGGAACCGTGTCGGTGATTGTTTATCAGtag
- the LOC108827255 gene encoding polygalacturonase QRT3 — protein METRKTQVAVPVLLAIMTLMVTQVVFAGKDSLHERHMAELQAVKASLVRRNLPGLVSPPPTPPQAVPGPRVYQVISYGADPTGKADSTNAILKAMEDAFDGPDHGVLMEGINDLGGARIDLQGGSYLISRPLRFPSAGAGNVLISGGTLRASDDFPVDKYLIELNDESSKLQYIFEYITLRDLLIDCNYRGGAIAVINSLRTSIDNCYITRFGDTNGILVQKGHETYIRNSFLGQHITAGGDKGERNFSGTAVNLVGNDNAVTDTVIFSAGIGVMISGQANLLSGVHCYNKATGFGGTGIYLKLPGLTQNRIVNSYLDYTGIVAEDPVQLQITGTFFLGDAFILLKSINGVVRGVNIVDNMFSGSGNGVQIVQLDQTNKAFDNVDQVVVDRNNVNGMAMRSTVAKASVDGNGTSWTVDFNPVLLFPNLIKHVQYTLVAREDGAFPVHAVRNVSDNRVVVQTNAPVTAQVYVTVDQ, from the exons ATGGAGACAAGGAAAACTCAAGTGGCCGTGCCGGTTTTGTTAGCGATCATGACTCTAATGGTAACTCAAGTAGTCTTCGCCGGTAAAGACTCCCTTCATGAACGGCATATGGCAGAACTGCAAGCCGTTAAGGCATCTTTGGTTCGTCGAAATCTACCCGGTTTGGTATCTCCTCCTCCTACCCCTCCTCAG GCAGTACCCGGTCCACGTGTGTATCAAGTGATATCATATGGGGCCGATCCAACAGGGAAAGCGGATAGCACGAATGCGATATTGAAAGCTATGGAAGATGCGTTTGATGGTCCAGATCATGGAGTATTGATGGAAGGTATAAATGATCTTGGTGGAGCAAGAATTGATCTTCAAGGTGGAAGCTACTTAATCAGCCGTCCTCTCCGGTTTCCTTCAGCCGGTGCCGGAAACGTCCTC ATTAGCGGAGGGACATTAAGGGCATCAGATGATTTTCCAGTCGACAAGTACTTAATCGAACTCAACGACGAATCGTCAAAGTTACAGTACATTTTCGAATACATAACTCTCAGAGATCTTCTCATCGACTGCAACTATCGCGGCGGAGCAATCGCCGTCATCAATTCTCTCCGGACAAGCATAGACAACTGTTACATCACACGGTTTGGAGACACGAACGGGATTCTTGTCCAAAAAGGACACGAGACTTATATTCGAAACTCTTTTCTCGGTCAACACATAACCGCCGGTGGAGACAAAGGAGAGAGGAACTTCTCCGGCACCGCCGTGAACTTGGTGGGTAACGATAATGCCGTCACGGACACCGTTATATTCTCAGCCGGGATTGGGGTAATGATATCAGGACAGGCGAACCTTTTGTCTGGTGTGCATTGTTATAACAAAGCAACCGGTTTTGGTGGAACCGGGATTTATTTGAAATTACCCGGTTTAACTCAGAACCGGATTGTGAATTCCTACTTGGATTATACCGGTATCGTTGCGGAAGACCCTGTTCAGCTGCAGATTACCGGGACGTTTTTCTTAGGAGATGCGTTTATTTTGTTGAAGTCAATAAACGGTGTGGTTCGTGGGGTTAATattgttgacaacatgttttCCGGGTCGGGTAATGGAGTCCAGATTGTGCAATTGGATCAGACGAATAAAGCGTTTGATAATGTTGACCAGGTGGTGGTTGACCGGAACAATGTGAACGGGATGGCAATGAGATCGACGGTTGCTAAAGCATCGGTCGATGGAAACGGAACGTCTTGGACCGTTGACTTTAACCCGGTTTTGTTGTTCCCGAATTTAATCAAGCACGTTCAGTACACGCTCGTAGCACGTGAAGATGGCGCATTTCCTGTTCACGCGGTAAGGAACGTCTCGGATAATCGAGTGGTGGTTCAGACAAACGCACCTGTTACTGCACAAGTTTATGTAACGGTGGATCAATGA